Proteins encoded in a region of the Carassius carassius chromosome 49, fCarCar2.1, whole genome shotgun sequence genome:
- the LOC132132225 gene encoding palmitoyltransferase ZDHHC20-A-like isoform X2 produces the protein MAPSHVLKCCQRGLAWIPVIFINAVVCWSYYAYVVELCIYTISNTEEQVIYLLVFHVFFFMFIWSYWKTIISKPVGPSKEFCLPKVDKELYEKEENPEAQQEILKRVAKNVPIYTRTGSGAIRYCDCCQLIKPDRCHHCSTCDRCVLKMDHHCPWVNNCVGFSNYKFFVLFLVYSMLYCVYTAATVLQYFIKFWTNHLPDTHAKFHVLFLFFVAAMFFISILSLFSYHLWLVGKNKTTIEAFRAPVFRNGPDKNGFTLGFRKNVTQVFGDQKKFWCLPIYSSLGDGYTFPTRLVNTDSEQGNVERQDIKCTVDGQTNPRPLSESQNHLLGNDMHSEKQKDSSPTNIEVCQPVSITMVNES, from the exons ATGGCGCCCTCTCATGTGTTAAAGTGCTGTCAGCGGGGATTAGCCTGGATACCTGTGATTTTTATCAACGCGGTCGTGTGCTGGTCCTACTATGCGTACGTGGTGGAGCTCTGTATAT ACACAATCTCCAACACAGAGGAGCAAG TTATTTATCTGTTAGTGTTTCACGTCTTTTTCTTCATGTTCATATGGTCCTACTGGAAGACCATAATTTCCAAGCCCGTCGGCCCCTCGAAAGAG TTCTGTCTCCCTAAAGTGGACAAAGAGCTCTATGAGAAAGAGGAGAATCCAGAGGCCCAGCAGGAAATCCTGAAGAGAGTGGCCAAAAATGTACCCATATATACACGCACAGGATCTGGGG CTATCCGGTACTGTGACTGCTGTCAGTTGATCAAACCGGACCGATGTCATCACTGCTCCACCTGTGACAG ATGCGTGCTGAAAATGGATCACCACTGTCCATG GGTTAATAACTGTGTTGGATTCTCCAACTATAAATTCTTTGTGCTGTTCCTGGTGTACTCTATGCTGTACTGCGTCTACACTGCTGCCACTGTTTTGCAGTACTTTATCAAGTTCTGGACA AATCACCTGCCAGACACTCATGCAAAGTTCCACGTGTTGTTCCTGTTCTTTGTGGCAGCCATGTTCTTCATCAGTATCCTGTCACTCTTCAGCTACCACCTGTGGCTCGTGGGAAAAAACAAAACCACTATAG AGGCGTTCAGGGCACCAGTGTTCAGAAATGGCCcagataaaaatggcttcactcTGGGATTCCGCAAGAATGTCACCCAAGTGTTCGGAGACCAGAAGAAATTTTGGTGCTTGCCCATTTACAGCAG tttGGGCGATGGCTACACGTTCCCTACCCGCCTAGTCAACACTGACTCAGAGCAAGGCAATGTTGAACGCCAGGACATTAAATG CACTGTTGATGGACAGACAAACCCCAGACCTCTGAGTGAGTCACAGAACCATCTCCTAGGCAATGATATGCACTCTGAGAAGCAGAAAGACAGCAGCCCGACCAACATCG AGGTGTGTCAGCCTGTTTCAATTACTATGGTGAATGAGTCCTAA
- the LOC132132871 gene encoding APC membrane recruitment protein 2-like, translating into MDAQSESCEPPPCDPQPPGKIRKAFKLFGKRKPGSSVASIFSIRGKGDGGPKSPPSKSKILDGLNEPTAPEAEAEQVDLDQGDESQQDDAPMEEFTDGIMNSETTPTRHSITSLTSAKSLSFLNMLRKGRQGLMGERQTQTESQRPGRQRKGLKGLFGTVHWRSTEKEDEEQGEPGPPLLASRSNSVEIIKESLTLTPGPPPHSLEEVEENPQLPTPQEGPASSVDSAKVSGSTKPPANERFSTLLGDISSILSFDSLTACGDIVADVEAEWVKASSRMEEAPSTLKVDNSEKTSSSTTSTRSKPSPSPTLSPSTLFKPSPTLATKPTPSPTTAKPFPSPLTKPAVTSTSSPVTKMSPSILTDPIIPTPTSSPLTKPTPTPSDMPITQLTPTPIPIPQATATATTSPIIQPTPTATFFYITQPTPSPISSPTTKSTTSPAKATLSPKSSPEIKLDTISSSTTAPLTKHIPSSTPIPPSISTPTSETSPSPTISSTPELAAVTKTEPAPTPVTKPSQAPTPSTKPTPCITHESKQTMSTSAAKYTPYPPPFGKPTPAPAPTPRPKLVTTFGLSTSRNTAPIAKLEIKQPTGQTSKSSTQTGTTSVRKASISELNVPIAKSPSAVGPILTSSSATTKSPTVTSAPQVPVLKSPPGISPSFLSLKITDDDSRIDLKEHLVRQEGIDNRDSVVTQSISKAVKRGPAVKPTTLSKIPVSGGSRPPKLHHRDSQPNGDEDHSNLTTPVHEEESPFALSRESSSKEALSDVSTESGAVTPTLSHSQDDILDGKLGLQTSSRPVAGATSLTRESRIPIKHGSTATYLSVQGRAEATRSKIPVSKMPVRRTSNKPAPTATAAITR; encoded by the coding sequence ATGGATGCACAGTCTGAGAGCTGTGAACCACCACCATGTGACCCTCAGCCTCCAGGTAAAATCAGAAAAGCCTTCAAACTATTCGGCAAGCGGAAGCCTGGGAGCAGCGTCGCTAGCATCTTCTCCATACGTGGGAAAGGAGATGGAGGCCCTAAATCACCGCCGTCAAAGAGCAAAATCCTGGATGGATTAAATGAACCTACTGCCCCAGAAGcagaggcagagcaggtggaTCTTGACCAGGGGGATGAGAGTCAACAGGACGATGCTCCAATGGAGGAGTTCACAGATGGGATCATGAATTCAGAAACTACTCCTACGCGGCACTCAATCACTTCCCTCACCTCTGCTAAGTCTCTGAGCTTCCTCAATATGCTTCGCAAAGGTAGACAGGGACTAATGGGAGAACGGCAGACTCAGACCGAGTCTCAGAGGCCCGGGCGGCAACGGAAGGGCCTGAAGGGATTGTTTGGTACAGTGCACTGGCGTAGTACAGAGAAAGAGGATGAGGAGCAGGGTGAACCAGGCCCTCCCCTTCTTGCTTCCCGCTCCAACAGCGTTGAGATTATAAAGGAGAGTCTCACACTGACACCCGGACCTCCACCTCACTCTTTGGAGGAGGTAGAGGAAAACCCTCAGCTTCCTACACCACAAGAGGGCCCTGCATCATCTGTGGACTCTGCAAAGGTGAGCGGGTCAACCAAACCTCCAGCAAATGAACGCTTCAGCACACTGCTTGGAGATATCTCATCAATTTTAAGCTTTGATTCACTAACAGCATGTGGAGATATTGTAGCAGATGTCGAGGCAGAATGGGTTAAAGCTAGCAGTCGAATGGAGGAAGCACCTAGCACATTGAAAGTGGATAATTCTGAGAAGACTTCATCTTCTACGACTTCTACTAGATCAAAGCCCAGTCCTTCTCCAACTCTAAGCCCATCCACCTTGTTCAAACCTTCCCCTACTTTAGCAACCAAACCCACCCCTTCACCTACCACCGCCAAACCTTTTCCCAGCCCTTTGACAAAACCTGCAGTTACCTCAACATCCTCTCCGGTGACCAAAATGTCACCATCTATACTTACTGACCCTATTATCCCTACTCCAACATCCAGCCCTCTCACCAAACCCACCCCTACACCATCAGATATGCCCATAACCCAGCTTACCCCAACACCTATCCCGATTCCTCAAGCCACGGCAACTGCAACAACTTCTCCAATTATCCAACCTACCCCAACCGCTACATTTTTCTACATTACACAGCCTACCCCGAGCCCAATATCAAGCCCCACAACCAAATCTACAACTTCCCCAGCTAAAGCTACCCTGTCCCCTAAATCTAGCCCTGAAATCAAGCTAGACACAATATCTAGCTCCACAACTGCCCCACTGACCAAACATATTCCATCCTCTACACCCATTCCTCCGTCCATCTCAACCCCTACTTCTGAAACATCCCCCTCACCCACAATTAGTTCTACCCCTGAACTAGCTGCTGTTACTAAAACTGAACCTGCCCCAACCCCTGTAACTAAACCTTCCCAAGCCCCAACCCCTTCAACAAAACCCACTCCATGCATTACCCATGAATCCAAACAAACTATGTCTACCTCTGCAGCCAAATACACCCCTTATCCACCACCTTTTGGTAAACCTACCCCTGCCCCTGCACCAACACCAAGACCAAAACTTGTAACAACATTTGGATTATCGACAAGCCGAAACACTGCTCCTATTGCCAAGCTTGAGATAAAACAACCCACAGGACAAACTTCAAAATCTAGCACCCAAACTGGCACAACATCTGTAAGGAAAGCCTCCATCTCTGAATTGAATGTTCCTATTGCTAAATCTCCATCCGCTGTTGGTCCTATTCTTACATCTTCCTCTGCCACCACAAAATCACCCACAGTTACCTCTGCACCACAAGTTCCTGTCCTAAAGTCTCCTCCTGGTATTTCTCCATCATTCCTTTCTTTAAAAATCACAGATGATGATTCCAGGATAGATTTAAAGGAGCACCTGGTAAGACAAGAAGGAATTGACAATAGAGACTCAGTGGTTACTCAAAGCATCAGCAAGGCAGTGAAAAGGGGCCCTGCAGTGAAGCCTACAACTCTGAGTAAGATTCCTGTGAGTGGTGGAAGTAGACCTCCAAAGCTGCATCATCGAGATTCCCAGCCCAATGGAGATGAGGACCACTCAAATCTAACAACACCGGTACATGAAGAGGAGAGCCCATTCGCTCTCTCACGGGAAAGCAGCAGCAAGGAGGCCCTCAGTGATGTCTCCACAGAATCGGGGGCTGTCACCCCAACACTCTCCCACAGCCAAGATGACATTCTTGATGGAAAACTTGGTCTCCAGACATCATCACGTCCTGTAGCTGGTGCCACAAGCTTAACCCGGGAATCCAGGATCCCAATCAAACACGGATCTACTGCAACCTACCTTTCTGTACAGGGTAGGGCAGAAGCCACACGTTCTAAGATACCGGTGTCCAAAATGCCTGTTCGTCGCACCAGCAATAAGCCTGCACCAACAGCTACAGCTGCTATCACCCGataa
- the LOC132132225 gene encoding palmitoyltransferase ZDHHC20-A-like isoform X1: MAPSHVLKCCQRGLAWIPVIFINAVVCWSYYAYVVELCIYTISNTEEQVIYLLVFHVFFFMFIWSYWKTIISKPVGPSKEFCLPKVDKELYEKEENPEAQQEILKRVAKNVPIYTRTGSGAIRYCDCCQLIKPDRCHHCSTCDRCVLKMDHHCPWVNNCVGFSNYKFFVLFLVYSMLYCVYTAATVLQYFIKFWTLCRRRAIEHCPENHLPDTHAKFHVLFLFFVAAMFFISILSLFSYHLWLVGKNKTTIEAFRAPVFRNGPDKNGFTLGFRKNVTQVFGDQKKFWCLPIYSSLGDGYTFPTRLVNTDSEQGNVERQDIKCTVDGQTNPRPLSESQNHLLGNDMHSEKQKDSSPTNIEVCQPVSITMVNES; encoded by the exons ATGGCGCCCTCTCATGTGTTAAAGTGCTGTCAGCGGGGATTAGCCTGGATACCTGTGATTTTTATCAACGCGGTCGTGTGCTGGTCCTACTATGCGTACGTGGTGGAGCTCTGTATAT ACACAATCTCCAACACAGAGGAGCAAG TTATTTATCTGTTAGTGTTTCACGTCTTTTTCTTCATGTTCATATGGTCCTACTGGAAGACCATAATTTCCAAGCCCGTCGGCCCCTCGAAAGAG TTCTGTCTCCCTAAAGTGGACAAAGAGCTCTATGAGAAAGAGGAGAATCCAGAGGCCCAGCAGGAAATCCTGAAGAGAGTGGCCAAAAATGTACCCATATATACACGCACAGGATCTGGGG CTATCCGGTACTGTGACTGCTGTCAGTTGATCAAACCGGACCGATGTCATCACTGCTCCACCTGTGACAG ATGCGTGCTGAAAATGGATCACCACTGTCCATG GGTTAATAACTGTGTTGGATTCTCCAACTATAAATTCTTTGTGCTGTTCCTGGTGTACTCTATGCTGTACTGCGTCTACACTGCTGCCACTGTTTTGCAGTACTTTATCAAGTTCTGGACA CTTTGCAGACGGAGGGCTATAGAGCATTGCCCAGAG AATCACCTGCCAGACACTCATGCAAAGTTCCACGTGTTGTTCCTGTTCTTTGTGGCAGCCATGTTCTTCATCAGTATCCTGTCACTCTTCAGCTACCACCTGTGGCTCGTGGGAAAAAACAAAACCACTATAG AGGCGTTCAGGGCACCAGTGTTCAGAAATGGCCcagataaaaatggcttcactcTGGGATTCCGCAAGAATGTCACCCAAGTGTTCGGAGACCAGAAGAAATTTTGGTGCTTGCCCATTTACAGCAG tttGGGCGATGGCTACACGTTCCCTACCCGCCTAGTCAACACTGACTCAGAGCAAGGCAATGTTGAACGCCAGGACATTAAATG CACTGTTGATGGACAGACAAACCCCAGACCTCTGAGTGAGTCACAGAACCATCTCCTAGGCAATGATATGCACTCTGAGAAGCAGAAAGACAGCAGCCCGACCAACATCG AGGTGTGTCAGCCTGTTTCAATTACTATGGTGAATGAGTCCTAA